The Camelus ferus isolate YT-003-E chromosome 13, BCGSAC_Cfer_1.0, whole genome shotgun sequence genome segment CGCCGGTACCTACAAGCTCGGTTGCTTTCTCATCTCCCCCAGTTCCTTGATCTCCACCTTCTTGTACTTCCCCGACCTCCTCCTGTTGGTGATCACCAGGACGGCCACCCCGGCGACTagggccaccaccaccaccacgatgACGGCGATGAGGCCTCCGGTGAGGCGCTTCATGGAGAACTGGGGGGGCTTCTCGTCCAGGTAGTAGATGAGCGTTCGCTCCACCAGCAGGGGCTCTCCGCGAACGCGCACGTCGAGGCCGCCTTGGCCGGGGAACAGCGACTCGCCCTTGACGTCCCTCTCGAAGTAGTAGGCGGCGTCGGCGATGTCCACATCGCCGGGGGCCTTCTGCGACGCGTTCTGCCGCAGCTCGATCTGGATGGTGGGGTGCTCGTAGTGCACGGCCGCTAGGAACCTGGGGGACAGCCGGTAGCGCTCCCGGAAGATCCGCCGCAGCTCGGCGTCCAGGTCCGAGTGGTTGAAGGCGCGGGTGGCCGGGCGGTGGCGCAGGTCGATGAGGATGTGGTAGGTGCGCACCAGCTCGTCACAGCGCAGGCTCAGGTCGCCCTTGTCGGTGCGGCGCACGCCCACCGAGTTCACGCACCAGCACACAGACGTCTGGTTGCACTGGCGCGCCTTGAAGCGGCCCTGGTGGTCACAGTCAGGGTCGTACAGGCCGTCGTTGTCCAAGAGCGCGTACTCGCTCGGCCGCACCAGCGCGCGGCCGCTCTTGGGGGCGCTCATACGGGCCTTGAGCAGGAGGCACTTGGACGTCAGCGTGGAGCAGTCGACCTCCAGGCCCGAGCCGAGCGCGCGGCACAGGCAGCGGCCGCCCGGGCCGCTCCAGTCGCACACGGTCATCTTGTTGGTGGGGCATGTGCAGTTATTCTGCGCGGCCGCGTGGCCCATCACCGccaccagcagcaggagcagcggCAGCAGCGACGGCGATGGCAGCGCGAGGCCGGGGCCCCGGACCATGGTGGGCCGGAGGAGCGCGGATCGGGCGCGGGCTGGCGAGGGCCGGGGGACTCTGCTGGGCTCGGGCTCCGCCGTCTAGGATGGTCTCCTGGCGTCT includes the following:
- the TACSTD2 gene encoding tumor-associated calcium signal transducer 2, yielding MVRGPGLALPSPSLLPLLLLLVAVMGHAAAQNNCTCPTNKMTVCDWSGPGGRCLCRALGSGLEVDCSTLTSKCLLLKARMSAPKSGRALVRPSEYALLDNDGLYDPDCDHQGRFKARQCNQTSVCWCVNSVGVRRTDKGDLSLRCDELVRTYHILIDLRHRPATRAFNHSDLDAELRRIFRERYRLSPRFLAAVHYEHPTIQIELRQNASQKAPGDVDIADAAYYFERDVKGESLFPGQGGLDVRVRGEPLLVERTLIYYLDEKPPQFSMKRLTGGLIAVIVVVVVALVAGVAVLVITNRRRSGKYKKVEIKELGEMRKQPSL